A window of the Brachyhypopomus gauderio isolate BG-103 chromosome 14, BGAUD_0.2, whole genome shotgun sequence genome harbors these coding sequences:
- the LOC143474989 gene encoding regulator of G-protein signaling 20-like, producing MGSERVEMGKRPPQEAGNAAQTRIIAPSNTHVRDSVNTHALGWLNAPPNACCFCWCCCCSCSCLTVRASKDEKNQERMCEKQMEPEVEEPPGPTLDEARLWAQSFEHLIKSARGRDHFRQFLKTEFSEENLLFWLACEELKKETNRTVVEQTVKQIYEDYISILSPREVSLDSRVRDVINKNMMEPTSQTFDDAQQQIYTLMQRDSYPRYMNSSMYAELMKNLETPDPPSES from the exons ATGGGGTCAGAGCGGGTGGAGATGGGGAAACGTCCGCCGCAGGAGGCCGGAAATGCCGCCCAGACGCGGATCATCGCGCCTTCCAACACGCACGTGCGTGacagcgtgaacacacacgcgctcgGCTGGCTGAACGCGCCCCCGAACGCCTGCTGCTTCTGCTGGTGTTGCTGCTGCAGCTGTTCCTG CCTTACTGTGCGGGCTTCCAAGGATGAAAAGAATCAGGAAAGGATGTGTGAAAAACAAATGGAGCCTGAGGTGGAGGAACC ACCTGGTCCCACCCTAGACGAGGCCCGTCTGTGGGCACAGTCGTTCGAGCACTTGATTAAGAGCGCGCGCGGCCGCGACCACTTCCGACAGTTTCTCAAGACCGAGTTCAGCGAGGAGAACCTGCTGTTCTGGCTGGCTTGTGAGGAGCTGAAGAAAGAGACCAACAGAactgtggtggaacagactgttAAGCAAATATATGAAGACTACATCTCTATACTGTCACCAAGAGAG GTGAGCCTGGACTCTCGCGTGCGAGACGTgataaacaaaaacatgatGGAGCCAACATCGCAAACCTTCGACGACGCGCAGCAGCAGATATACACGCTGATGCAGCGAGACTCCTACCCACGCTACATGAACTCAAGCATGTACGCCGAGCTGATGAAGAACCTGGAGACCCCTGACCCGCCCAGCGAGTCTTAA
- the lypla1 gene encoding acyl-protein thioesterase 1 isoform X1 has protein sequence MCGNNMSAPLPAIVPAARKATAAVIFLHGLGDTGHGWAEAMAGIRTPHVKYICPHAPVMPVTLNMNMAMPSWFDIIGLSPDAEEDETGIKKAAENIKALIDQEVKNGIPSHRILLGGFSQGGALSLYTALTTHQKLAGVVALSCWLPLRNTLSKSVLGSNKELPVLQCHGEADPLVPLIFGCLTVEKLKTMLNPNSVTFTTYPRVTHSACPEEMMDIKQFIEKQLPPID, from the exons ATGTGTGGTAATAATATGTCAGCACCGCTTCCCGCGattgtccccgctgcccgcaaAGCTACAGCGGCG GTGATCTTCCTCCATggcctgggagacacagg GCATGGTTGGGCTGAAGCTATGGCTGGAATCAGGACCCCTCACGTGAAGTACATTTGCCCTCATGC ACCGGTCATGCCAGTCACGCTCAACATGAACATGGCAATGCCCTCCTG GTTTGACATCATCGGACTGAGTCCAGACGCAGAGGAGGATGAGACAGGGATCAAAAAAGCTGCAGAGAACA TAAAAGCGCTGATTGATCAGGAGGTAAAGAATGGAATTCCATCTCACCGGATTTTACTTGGTGGCTTTTCTCAG ggtggtgcactTTCTCTTTATACAGCACTCACTACTCATCAGAAACTTGCAGGTGTTGTTGCTCTGAGCTGCTGGCTGCCCCTCAGGAATACGCTCTCTAAG TCAGTCCTTGGCAGTAATAAGGAACTACCCGTTCTACAGTGTCATGGGGAGGCAGATCCTCTGGTTCCTCTGATCTTTGGCTGTCTTACAGTGGAGAAACTTAAGACCATGCTCAACCCCAACAGCGTCACTTTCACAACATACCCCAGGGTGACCCACAGTGCCTGCCCAGAG GAAATGATGGATATAAAACAATTCATTGAGAAGCAGCTTCCTCCAATTGACTAA
- the lypla1 gene encoding acyl-protein thioesterase 1 isoform X2, with the protein MAGIRTPHVKYICPHAPVMPVTLNMNMAMPSWFDIIGLSPDAEEDETGIKKAAENIKALIDQEVKNGIPSHRILLGGFSQGGALSLYTALTTHQKLAGVVALSCWLPLRNTLSKSVLGSNKELPVLQCHGEADPLVPLIFGCLTVEKLKTMLNPNSVTFTTYPRVTHSACPEEMMDIKQFIEKQLPPID; encoded by the exons ATGGCTGGAATCAGGACCCCTCACGTGAAGTACATTTGCCCTCATGC ACCGGTCATGCCAGTCACGCTCAACATGAACATGGCAATGCCCTCCTG GTTTGACATCATCGGACTGAGTCCAGACGCAGAGGAGGATGAGACAGGGATCAAAAAAGCTGCAGAGAACA TAAAAGCGCTGATTGATCAGGAGGTAAAGAATGGAATTCCATCTCACCGGATTTTACTTGGTGGCTTTTCTCAG ggtggtgcactTTCTCTTTATACAGCACTCACTACTCATCAGAAACTTGCAGGTGTTGTTGCTCTGAGCTGCTGGCTGCCCCTCAGGAATACGCTCTCTAAG TCAGTCCTTGGCAGTAATAAGGAACTACCCGTTCTACAGTGTCATGGGGAGGCAGATCCTCTGGTTCCTCTGATCTTTGGCTGTCTTACAGTGGAGAAACTTAAGACCATGCTCAACCCCAACAGCGTCACTTTCACAACATACCCCAGGGTGACCCACAGTGCCTGCCCAGAG GAAATGATGGATATAAAACAATTCATTGAGAAGCAGCTTCCTCCAATTGACTAA
- the mrpl15 gene encoding large ribosomal subunit protein uL15m, whose translation MSVSKTIGGKTVDIVKNLPRITLANLRPNPGARKNEKRRGRGMHGGNRSGRGHKGQRQRGNRPRLGFEGGQTPFYLIIPKYGYNEGQSRRPQYPPLSLRRLQYLIDVGRLDPSQPIDLTQLVNSRGITIQPLKRDYGVHLVDEGADIFCAKVNLEVQLASEASIAAVERNGGVITTSYYDPRSLQILIKPVPFFMTGQPLPKRMFPGEDLLLYYTDANNRGYLASPEKVQAARQALAQKYGYTLPDASLETVCKMLAERKDPRQIFFGLSPGWVVNMAERKILKPTDKDLLEYYSS comes from the exons ATGTCTGTGTCTAAGACTATCGGTGGGAAAACTGTAGATATTGTGAAAAATTTGCCACGGATAACATTAGCCAATCTTCGACCAAATCCTGGTGCAAGGAAAAAT GAGAAGCGGCGGGGACGTGGCATGCATGGTGGCAATCGGAGCGGGAGGGGTCATAAAGGTCAACGACAGCGTGGTAACCGCCCCCGCCTGGGCTTTGAAGGAGGACAGACCCCTTTCTACCTGATTATTCCTAAATATGGCTACAACGAGGGACAGAG ccGACGACCGCAGTACCCACCACTGTCTCTGCGGAGGTTGCAGTATTTGATAGATGTGGGCCGTCTGGACCCCTCTCAGCCCATAGACCTCACCCAGCTGGTCAACAGTAGAGGGATTACCATCCAGCCTCTAAAACGCGACTACGGAGTCCATCTAGTAGatgag GGAGCTGATATATTCTGTGCTAAGGTGAATCTTGAGGTCCAGCTTGCATCTGAAGCATCTATTGCTGCAGTGGAACGTAATGGTGGTGTAATCACAACCAGCTACTATGACCCTCGCAGCTTAC AGATCCTCATCAAACCGGTACCGTTTTTCATGACTGGCCAACCACTACCCAAGCGAATGTTTCCTGGTGAAGACCTTCTCCTGTACTACACCGACGCTAATAACCGAGGTTACCTCGCCAGCCCAGAGAAGGTTCAGGCTGCCCGGCAAGCGCTGGCACAAAAGTACGGCTACACTTTACCAGACGCTTCATTGGAAACAGTGTGCAAAATGTTGGCAGAGCGGAAGGACCCCCGACAGATATTTTTTGGTTTGTCACCGGGCTGGGTAGTGAACATGGCAGAAAGAAAGATCCTGAAACCCACCGACAAGGACTTGTTGGAGTACTATAGTTCATAA